A section of the Paenibacillus yonginensis genome encodes:
- a CDS encoding peptidoglycan D,D-transpeptidase FtsI family protein, with amino-acid sequence MKKAYQDDPQKQEAARQRHFNIRLNVFFFSAFIIFTVIIVRLAILQFVDGPSLQAQESSLTVKKVPLPPTRGTIYDATGVKLAYSTPQQSLYITLLKDYSSTTGMSNRPEILAMAKKIANVFNTLGESKTEKVTADQIVDAMDLDSRLSGGYAPRRLKSGLTDREVAYFLEHKSEFPGVDVIEESVRNYDKDTVAVQAVGYIKKFKGASTSLDKYKQLRNMTPDDPGQQYTDNEDVGFDGLEYQYQDVLRGKNGYKSIPVDPRNMADGVAEVTPPEKGDDLHLNINKNIQLKTEQAIMDQLDWLHNHPVSGKYHPNAQTGFAVAMEVNTGKVVAMASMPDYDPNVWGSGGISPSDYEAIQNVYLNGTIRSFPSGQEGVHPESVVLMGSTIKPLSVMIGLNEGLFTTTTPYNDTGIAYFGKNNSASVRNSQGHAYGYLATPADAIRHSSNTFMVDMVGERMWKEFGDDGITLWDKYMKEFGLGVLTGVDLPNEYKGYREYVNKKETSLSRLAYASFGQQGKYTTMQLAQYASMLATRGKRMQPQLVDKITDANGNVVQQFKPKVLNTVTFKDSYWNEILKGMATDVHEAFNGFPYDFARKTGTSTQTIYGNGKKYDVDNGVFIAFAPRENPKLAVAVVIPEGGFGAYSAAPVARKIFDAYDYEYGLDGVPKKTLESQNQTSDKDAAKTDSKN; translated from the coding sequence ATGAAGAAAGCCTATCAGGATGATCCGCAGAAGCAGGAAGCGGCGCGTCAGCGTCATTTTAATATTCGTCTGAATGTGTTTTTTTTCAGCGCATTTATTATTTTTACTGTTATCATTGTCCGCCTTGCGATTCTTCAGTTTGTAGACGGTCCAAGTCTTCAGGCGCAGGAGAGCAGCCTTACGGTCAAGAAGGTGCCGCTGCCGCCAACCCGCGGTACGATTTACGATGCTACAGGGGTTAAGCTTGCTTATTCCACGCCGCAGCAATCCTTGTACATTACGCTCCTTAAGGACTACAGCAGCACAACAGGCATGAGCAACCGTCCGGAGATTCTCGCAATGGCGAAAAAGATCGCGAACGTGTTCAACACGCTCGGTGAGTCGAAGACGGAGAAAGTAACAGCTGATCAGATCGTTGATGCCATGGACCTAGATTCCCGGCTCAGCGGCGGTTATGCGCCCCGGCGCCTGAAGAGCGGACTGACCGACAGGGAAGTCGCCTATTTCCTGGAGCATAAATCCGAGTTTCCCGGCGTAGACGTAATTGAAGAAAGCGTAAGAAACTACGATAAAGACACGGTGGCGGTCCAGGCTGTCGGCTACATCAAGAAATTTAAAGGGGCCTCCACGAGCCTTGATAAATATAAACAGCTTCGCAATATGACACCCGATGATCCGGGCCAGCAGTATACGGACAACGAGGACGTAGGTTTTGATGGTCTGGAGTATCAGTATCAGGATGTTCTGCGCGGTAAAAACGGCTATAAAAGCATCCCGGTCGATCCCCGCAACATGGCCGACGGGGTTGCAGAGGTCACGCCTCCCGAGAAGGGCGACGACCTGCATCTGAACATCAACAAGAACATCCAGCTCAAAACCGAGCAGGCCATCATGGATCAGCTCGATTGGCTGCATAACCATCCGGTTAGCGGCAAATATCACCCTAACGCTCAAACCGGCTTCGCCGTGGCGATGGAAGTGAACACCGGCAAAGTGGTCGCCATGGCCAGCATGCCGGATTATGATCCCAACGTTTGGGGCAGCGGCGGGATTTCTCCGTCCGATTACGAAGCGATCCAGAATGTGTACCTGAACGGAACGATCCGCTCGTTCCCGTCCGGCCAGGAAGGTGTTCACCCGGAATCGGTCGTGCTGATGGGTTCGACGATTAAACCGTTGTCGGTGATGATCGGCCTTAACGAAGGCTTGTTTACAACAACAACCCCTTATAACGACACTGGTATTGCTTATTTCGGTAAAAACAACTCGGCTTCCGTCCGCAACTCGCAGGGCCACGCTTACGGCTACTTGGCTACACCTGCCGACGCGATTCGCCACTCCTCCAACACCTTTATGGTCGATATGGTCGGGGAGAGAATGTGGAAGGAGTTTGGCGACGACGGCATTACGCTTTGGGATAAATACATGAAGGAGTTTGGCCTGGGCGTCTTAACAGGCGTTGATTTGCCGAATGAATACAAAGGCTACCGCGAGTATGTGAACAAAAAAGAAACCTCGCTGTCCCGTCTCGCTTACGCTTCTTTCGGCCAGCAGGGGAAATATACAACGATGCAGCTTGCCCAGTATGCCAGCATGCTGGCAACCCGCGGCAAACGGATGCAGCCGCAGCTTGTCGATAAAATCACGGATGCGAACGGTAATGTCGTGCAGCAGTTCAAGCCGAAAGTGCTGAATACGGTAACGTTTAAAGACAGCTACTGGAATGAAATTTTGAAGGGCATGGCTACCGATGTCCACGAAGCGTTTAACGGCTTCCCTTATGATTTCGCCCGTAAAACAGGTACCTCGACGCAAACGATTTATGGCAACGGCAAAAAATACGACGTCGATAACGGCGTATTTATCGCTTTTGCCCCGCGCGAGAATCCGAAGCTGGCTGTAGCCGTCGTCATTCCCGAAGGCGGATTCGGCGCCTACAGTGCGGCTCCTGTAGCCCGCAAAATCTTTGATGCCTATGACTATGAATACGGTCTGGACGGCGTCCCTAAAAAAACGCTGGAGTCCCAGAACCAAACTTCGGACAAAGACGCGGCGAAGACAGATTCCAAAAACTGA
- a CDS encoding peptidoglycan D,D-transpeptidase FtsI family protein produces MKPNRYGEDMQDQEISMQRHFNIRLNLFFFSAFAIFTVIIVRLAIIQFVEGPTLTSQEASLTVRDIPLPPDRGTIWDATGVKLAYSTPVQSLYMTLMKDYSSGTGAKNRPEALVLAADIARVFEQYGDPAKPKMTADDVVAAMDLDSKISGGYAPRRIKEDLNDKEVAYFMEHKAAFPGIDVVEESVRHYDPDRVAVQTIGYTKKFKGASYSLPLYEQLRSIRSSDPSMQYIDTEDVGYDGLEYQYQADLRGRNGFKSVPINAQNMVSGLAEMTPPEKGADLHLTLNKNVQLKTQQAILDQLKWLHTNPVSGKLHPNAQTGYAVAMEVDTGNIIAMASMPDYDPNTQEGWTIDNYQNGTITPYSSGRSGHNLESVVLLGSTIKPLSVLLGLNEKLFTTTTPYQDRGIAEFGKDGSTVRNSEGHVYGYLKSPADAIRHSSNVFMVDMVGKKLYSKYGSKGIAKWDAYMKEFGLGVSTGIDLPNEYLGTLEYKNEAETVLSRLVYASWGQQGKYTTMQLAQYAAMLANRGKRMEPHLVSKITDSSGKVLRTFQPKVLNEVHFSSSYWKEVIKGMATDVSSFSGFPYDFARKTGTSTQDVYIKGQRIQTDNGVFIAFAPRENPKLAVAVVIPEGGFGAYSAAPVARQIFDAYDQEYGLDGVPKKSLNKNPPAGAGNAEKAEKPGE; encoded by the coding sequence ATGAAACCAAACAGGTACGGCGAGGATATGCAGGATCAGGAAATTTCGATGCAGCGTCATTTTAATATTCGCCTTAATCTTTTTTTCTTCAGCGCATTTGCGATCTTTACTGTGATTATTGTCAGGCTGGCGATTATCCAGTTTGTTGAGGGACCTACCTTGACTTCCCAGGAGGCAAGCCTGACGGTCAGGGATATTCCGCTTCCGCCGGACCGCGGGACGATTTGGGATGCAACAGGGGTCAAGCTGGCTTATTCCACGCCGGTCCAATCGCTGTACATGACTCTAATGAAGGATTACAGCAGCGGGACAGGCGCCAAGAACCGTCCGGAAGCGCTGGTGCTGGCTGCCGACATTGCCCGGGTGTTTGAGCAATACGGCGACCCTGCCAAGCCGAAGATGACGGCTGATGATGTCGTGGCAGCCATGGATCTGGATTCCAAAATCAGCGGAGGTTATGCCCCTCGGCGGATCAAAGAAGACTTGAACGACAAGGAAGTTGCTTATTTCATGGAGCATAAAGCCGCTTTCCCGGGGATCGATGTGGTGGAAGAAAGCGTTCGGCATTATGATCCTGACCGGGTTGCGGTGCAGACGATAGGTTATACCAAGAAATTTAAAGGGGCCTCTTACAGTTTGCCGCTGTATGAGCAGCTCAGGTCGATCAGGTCTTCTGATCCTTCGATGCAGTATATCGATACGGAAGACGTAGGGTATGACGGGCTTGAATATCAATATCAGGCCGATCTCCGCGGACGCAACGGGTTCAAAAGCGTACCGATCAACGCGCAAAATATGGTCAGCGGATTAGCGGAAATGACGCCTCCCGAGAAAGGAGCGGATCTGCATCTGACGCTCAACAAGAACGTCCAGCTGAAGACCCAGCAGGCGATTCTGGATCAATTGAAATGGCTGCATACCAATCCGGTAAGCGGCAAGCTCCATCCGAATGCCCAGACGGGATACGCGGTGGCGATGGAGGTTGATACCGGCAATATTATAGCCATGGCCAGCATGCCGGATTATGATCCGAATACCCAGGAAGGCTGGACCATTGACAACTATCAGAACGGAACGATTACGCCGTACAGCTCGGGCCGTTCCGGGCATAATCTGGAGTCCGTGGTTCTGCTGGGCTCTACGATCAAACCGTTGTCCGTGCTGCTGGGCTTAAACGAGAAGCTGTTCACGACGACAACGCCTTACCAGGACCGGGGGATTGCCGAATTCGGCAAGGACGGTTCTACGGTCCGCAACTCGGAAGGCCATGTCTACGGTTACTTGAAGAGTCCGGCGGATGCGATCCGCCATTCCTCCAACGTTTTTATGGTCGATATGGTCGGCAAGAAGCTGTACAGCAAATACGGCTCCAAAGGCATCGCCAAATGGGACGCCTATATGAAGGAGTTTGGCCTGGGGGTTTCAACGGGAATCGACTTGCCTAACGAATATCTCGGAACGCTGGAGTATAAGAACGAAGCGGAAACCGTGCTTTCCCGGCTGGTTTACGCCTCCTGGGGGCAGCAGGGCAAATATACAACGATGCAGCTTGCGCAATATGCCGCCATGCTTGCAAACCGCGGCAAACGGATGGAGCCGCATCTGGTGAGCAAAATTACTGACAGCAGCGGCAAGGTGCTGCGCACCTTCCAGCCTAAAGTGCTGAATGAGGTGCACTTCAGCTCCAGCTACTGGAAAGAAGTGATCAAAGGGATGGCGACGGATGTCAGCTCCTTCTCCGGCTTCCCTTATGATTTTGCGAGAAAGACGGGAACCTCGACCCAGGACGTCTATATTAAAGGGCAGAGAATCCAGACGGATAACGGGGTCTTTATCGCCTTTGCTCCGCGGGAGAATCCGAAGCTGGCCGTAGCGGTTGTGATTCCGGAGGGCGGCTTCGGCGCTTACAGCGCAGCACCTGTAGCGCGTCAAATCTTTGATGCGTATGATCAGGAATACGGGCTGGACGGCGTTCCGAAGAAGTCGCTCAACAAGAACCCCCCGGCAGGGGCAGGCAACGCGGAGAAAGCAGAAAAACCTGGCGAATAA
- a CDS encoding transglutaminase domain-containing protein, whose product MTVLQQLQGYNLVNLILILVIAGSILQGVLRGTSKSAGRLLSLVGGGIMTALSLAAAIPVTAYLSPKVQQWLTDHVQPPDRQLSGAEQAVYTLAGAIREFQLVRYVLIFFLCYWLIRFVLGLLSLFLPGMKWIGGMGRKEIRSGLTSRLFGGIIGAVIGAFRGIVLIALLFVIVSLFPNSGFSKYVEASPVYRQGAEVILEPLSGKLIKEKLPVLKQDMQNELNGIFERKYEVIDAQIPDNINAAAAKIVEGAASDREKAKRLYNWIGTRIQYDYDKVEAYEKYNEWHEQTPEMTFKTRKGVCIDYARLYAVMARSQGLDVKVITGLGYDGQGGYGSHAWNEVYVDNKWIPLDSTWAKSGNWFDVPNFAETHVQQKVLG is encoded by the coding sequence GTGACCGTACTTCAACAGCTGCAAGGATATAATCTGGTTAACCTTATCCTCATCCTCGTCATCGCGGGTTCTATCCTGCAGGGCGTGCTCAGGGGAACATCCAAATCGGCGGGCAGATTGCTGTCGCTGGTAGGGGGCGGGATAATGACCGCGCTCAGCCTGGCTGCCGCGATTCCGGTGACGGCTTATCTGTCTCCCAAAGTTCAGCAGTGGCTGACGGATCATGTCCAGCCGCCGGATCGCCAATTAAGCGGCGCCGAGCAGGCCGTCTATACGCTGGCCGGCGCGATCCGGGAGTTTCAGCTGGTCCGTTACGTCCTGATCTTCTTCCTCTGCTACTGGCTGATCCGGTTTGTGCTTGGTTTGCTGAGCCTGTTCCTTCCAGGCATGAAATGGATCGGCGGGATGGGGCGTAAGGAGATTCGCTCCGGCTTGACAAGCCGTTTGTTCGGTGGAATTATCGGCGCGGTGATCGGCGCTTTTCGCGGAATTGTTCTGATTGCGCTGCTGTTTGTGATCGTATCGTTGTTTCCGAACAGCGGATTCAGCAAATATGTAGAAGCTTCCCCGGTATACCGGCAGGGAGCGGAAGTGATTCTCGAACCGCTTTCCGGCAAGCTGATCAAAGAGAAGCTGCCGGTTCTGAAGCAGGACATGCAGAATGAACTGAACGGAATTTTTGAACGGAAATATGAGGTTATTGATGCCCAAATTCCGGATAATATTAACGCAGCAGCCGCGAAGATCGTGGAAGGCGCAGCTTCCGACCGGGAGAAGGCCAAACGGCTGTATAACTGGATCGGCACCCGTATTCAATACGATTATGATAAAGTTGAGGCTTATGAGAAATATAACGAATGGCACGAGCAAACGCCTGAGATGACCTTTAAGACCCGCAAAGGCGTCTGCATCGACTACGCCCGGCTGTATGCCGTCATGGCCCGTTCGCAGGGATTGGACGTCAAGGTGATTACCGGACTGGGATATGACGGACAAGGCGGATATGGGTCTCATGCCTGGAATGAGGTTTATGTGGACAACAAGTGGATTCCGCTCGATTCTACCTGGGCGAAGAGCGGCAACTGGTTTGATGTCCCGAATTTTGCAGAAACGCATGTCCAGCAGAAGGTGCTCGGATAA
- a CDS encoding MFS transporter — protein sequence MKIAIGLYFFMFIAFFDLHAQYPILTPFAVSLGAAPAFIGWMMGIYALTHLPGNLIAGHGVDKYGSKRYVVFSLISAGIVLLLQAHVTAPWQLLVLRSISGFVLAFLSPACLALLASLSRDAVTQGKLMAGHGVTHTLASVLSPAVGAFLVKLAGFSLTFQSLGWLLISAGLLAWFTIRGKAVEMQLEVSRANAAAADNSSLLPGVPLVYYLLPLGVACSQGILFFELPLHDGGSSEGILHTGIYFSILSLGSLVTLGMLFLHRVSPYLRALGGVLLLALCFYGLTMPERIPMPVVLFVMGMSKGIIFPAISSLFIEVSGGERMGSVFSFQSIAMSLGSFIGPIVAGQLHLTFSPYFLAFVVLMLLLITLPANRRLPKQPIPVD from the coding sequence ATGAAAATCGCTATAGGGCTTTATTTCTTTATGTTTATCGCCTTCTTCGACTTGCACGCCCAATATCCGATTCTCACGCCGTTTGCGGTGTCCCTGGGGGCGGCTCCTGCTTTTATCGGCTGGATGATGGGCATCTATGCGTTGACCCATTTGCCCGGCAACCTGATCGCCGGGCACGGGGTCGATAAATACGGCAGCAAACGCTACGTCGTCTTCAGCTTGATTTCAGCCGGAATTGTTCTGCTGCTGCAGGCTCATGTCACGGCGCCTTGGCAGCTGCTGGTACTGCGGTCGATCAGCGGATTTGTGCTGGCCTTCCTCTCCCCGGCTTGTCTGGCCCTGCTCGCCTCCTTGTCCCGGGACGCGGTCACTCAAGGCAAGCTGATGGCCGGGCATGGCGTGACCCATACGCTGGCCTCCGTGTTGTCGCCGGCAGTCGGAGCGTTCCTCGTCAAGCTGGCCGGCTTCTCCCTGACCTTCCAATCCCTCGGATGGCTGCTGATCTCCGCAGGTTTGCTTGCTTGGTTCACCATCCGCGGCAAAGCGGTAGAGATGCAGCTTGAAGTTTCCAGAGCCAACGCGGCCGCGGCGGACAACTCCAGCCTGCTGCCCGGCGTACCGCTCGTTTATTACCTGCTGCCGCTAGGCGTAGCCTGCTCGCAGGGCATTTTGTTTTTCGAGCTCCCCCTCCATGACGGAGGAAGCTCGGAGGGCATTTTACATACGGGCATTTATTTCTCTATCCTAAGTCTGGGGTCGCTCGTTACGCTGGGCATGCTGTTTCTGCACCGCGTCTCCCCTTACCTGAGGGCTCTGGGCGGTGTCCTGCTGCTGGCGTTGTGCTTCTACGGCTTGACGATGCCGGAGAGAATTCCGATGCCTGTCGTGCTGTTTGTGATGGGGATGTCCAAAGGCATTATTTTCCCGGCCATCTCTTCCTTATTTATTGAGGTCAGCGGCGGCGAACGGATGGGCAGCGTGTTCTCATTTCAGTCGATTGCCATGTCGCTGGGTTCCTTTATTGGGCCGATTGTAGCTGGACAGCTGCATTTGACCTTCTCCCCGTATTTCCTGGCGTTTGTCGTCCTGATGCTGTTGCTGATCACACTGCCGGCCAACCGCCGTCTGCCCAAGCAGCCGATACCGGTCGACTGA
- a CDS encoding toprim domain-containing protein, producing MAEITIIVEGKNDRSKLRRLLSDEINILCTFGSMSSLKLEQLRKQAKDDEIYLFMDNDSSGKKIRAILRDAFPDAEQIYTRRGYAGVEGTPDEYIIAQLEKAGLEEYIQYPPALPGLE from the coding sequence ATGGCGGAGATTACCATTATCGTGGAAGGTAAAAATGACCGCAGCAAGCTGCGCCGGCTGCTCAGCGATGAAATCAACATCCTGTGCACCTTTGGCTCCATGAGCAGCCTCAAGCTCGAACAGCTCCGTAAACAGGCCAAAGACGACGAAATCTATCTGTTTATGGACAATGACTCCTCAGGGAAAAAAATCCGGGCGATCCTGAGGGACGCCTTTCCGGATGCCGAGCAGATTTATACCCGCCGCGGCTATGCCGGTGTTGAAGGCACACCCGATGAATATATAATCGCCCAACTGGAGAAAGCTGGATTGGAAGAATACATTCAGTATCCCCCCGCGCTGCCTGGACTGGAGTAA
- the cyoE gene encoding heme o synthase, whose translation MGKPLRYEAGADAAALSVNSTPASESATWRDFVALTKPGIIRSNLIATFAGYWLGAHWHIDIIKLIITMIGTALVMAGACVFNNYYDREMDTKMERTQNRALPLGKLSPRTVLIYAGILSAAGLVLLFLFSGVLAGLFGIVGMLVYGVVYTIWLKRSSTWSTSVGAISGAMPPVIGYVAASGQVDLGAWMIFAILFLWQPPHFWALAIRRVEEYRAAGFPVLPVVKGVNRTKIQMIPYIALLLPIPYLMYANDITGIWFLIIGTALSAIWLIMALVGFMKQDVEKWSKRVFIFSINYLTLSLIVMFLDTVHK comes from the coding sequence ATGGGCAAACCATTAAGATATGAAGCGGGTGCGGATGCCGCAGCTTTGTCCGTAAACTCCACGCCGGCTTCGGAGTCGGCAACTTGGCGCGATTTTGTCGCCTTGACCAAACCGGGCATTATTCGTTCCAATCTGATTGCGACCTTTGCGGGTTACTGGCTCGGCGCGCATTGGCATATCGACATCATCAAGCTGATCATCACGATGATCGGCACGGCTCTGGTCATGGCCGGGGCTTGCGTATTCAACAATTATTATGACCGGGAAATGGATACCAAAATGGAGCGTACCCAGAACCGTGCGCTGCCGCTTGGCAAGCTTTCCCCAAGAACGGTACTGATCTATGCCGGCATTCTGAGCGCGGCGGGGCTTGTCCTGCTGTTCCTGTTCTCCGGGGTTTTGGCCGGTTTGTTCGGCATCGTAGGCATGCTCGTTTATGGCGTGGTTTATACGATCTGGCTGAAACGTTCCTCTACCTGGAGCACCTCGGTCGGTGCAATTTCAGGAGCGATGCCGCCGGTAATCGGCTACGTCGCTGCTTCTGGCCAAGTTGATCTCGGCGCTTGGATGATCTTTGCGATTCTGTTCCTGTGGCAGCCGCCCCACTTTTGGGCTTTGGCGATCCGCCGTGTCGAGGAGTACCGGGCTGCGGGTTTCCCTGTGCTTCCGGTTGTCAAAGGCGTCAATCGCACCAAAATTCAAATGATTCCTTACATTGCTCTGCTGCTGCCGATTCCATATCTTATGTATGCGAACGACATTACCGGCATCTGGTTCCTGATCATCGGCACGGCGCTGTCGGCCATCTGGCTGATTATGGCGCTGGTAGGCTTCATGAAGCAGGACGTGGAGAAATGGTCGAAACGGGTATTTATTTTCTCAATCAACTACCTGACCTTGAGCCTGATCGTCATGTTCCTGGATACGGTTCACAAATAA
- the trpS gene encoding tryptophan--tRNA ligase has product MKTVFSGIQPSGKLTLGNYIGAIKNFVTLQHEHHCNFVIVDMHAITVAQDPAALREQSEAVATLYIAAGIDPSKANVYMQSHLPQHAELGWLLTTLTSMGELERMTQFKDKSAGKETVGAGLFVYPSLMAADILLFNADLVPVGEDQKQHLELTRDLAGRFNHRFGEFFKLPEPYIPEVGARIMSLDDASKKMSKSNPNEGSYIALLDPPDVIRKKISRATTDSGREVKFDPANKPEVSNLIGIYSQLSGLSIAEVEQRYEGQMYGPFKKDLAEVIVSVLEPLQQRYHEIRQSGEIREILRQGAERAEAVAAKNLKEIQHLMGFLPRG; this is encoded by the coding sequence ATGAAAACCGTATTCTCAGGCATACAGCCCAGCGGCAAGCTGACGCTCGGCAATTACATCGGCGCTATTAAAAATTTTGTAACTCTGCAGCATGAGCACCACTGCAACTTTGTTATCGTGGACATGCATGCCATCACCGTAGCCCAGGATCCGGCCGCTTTAAGAGAGCAGTCGGAAGCTGTAGCCACGCTGTATATTGCGGCCGGAATCGACCCGTCCAAAGCAAATGTCTACATGCAGTCCCACCTGCCCCAGCATGCCGAGCTCGGATGGCTGCTGACGACGCTGACCTCGATGGGCGAGCTGGAGCGGATGACCCAGTTCAAGGACAAATCCGCAGGCAAAGAGACTGTTGGAGCCGGTCTGTTTGTATATCCATCGCTGATGGCTGCTGATATTCTCTTGTTTAACGCCGACCTGGTTCCTGTAGGGGAAGATCAGAAGCAGCACTTGGAGCTGACCCGTGACCTTGCAGGGCGTTTCAACCACCGGTTTGGCGAATTCTTCAAGCTGCCTGAACCGTATATTCCAGAGGTCGGCGCACGGATCATGTCTCTGGACGATGCGTCCAAGAAGATGAGCAAAAGCAATCCGAATGAAGGCAGCTACATCGCTCTGCTGGATCCGCCGGATGTGATCCGCAAGAAGATCAGCCGCGCCACCACCGATTCGGGCCGCGAAGTCAAATTTGACCCGGCCAATAAACCTGAGGTCAGCAACCTGATCGGCATTTACAGCCAGCTGTCAGGCTTGTCGATCGCCGAAGTCGAGCAGCGTTACGAAGGACAGATGTATGGCCCGTTCAAAAAAGATTTGGCCGAAGTGATCGTGTCCGTACTGGAGCCGCTCCAGCAGCGGTATCACGAAATCAGGCAGTCCGGCGAAATTCGCGAGATTTTACGCCAGGGAGCGGAGCGTGCAGAAGCCGTAGCCGCCAAGAACCTGAAGGAAATCCAGCATTTGATGGGATTTCTGCCTAGAGGCTGA
- a CDS encoding aldose 1-epimerase codes for MKKVTKGQWNGYDTYILHSHELEVTLLPRLGNNIIGVRDLVQQREVLRRPEESDLDFYLQKPYHFGIPLLIPPGRIRRGRFSYAGQTYQFDQNTANDNHIHGLHRTQSWCVSDIEEDEDGCSVTTEFITTDDPNWMRQYPVPLKLEMTLRLQGASLTQTFRITNLGEHAAPFGLGLHTWFLIDGEPDHWDLKLPVSKLYVTDEEIITTGETAPLGELEALNDKLNLKGTNFDTPLQIGGKPAEALLMRKDGYGLKYSADPAYFKHWVLYTKGEADQFLCIEPYTWLPDAPNLDIPHEESGLIEIKPEQKLELQLNLQMIYPS; via the coding sequence ATGAAAAAAGTGACCAAAGGGCAATGGAATGGTTACGACACGTACATTTTACATAGCCACGAACTTGAAGTCACGCTGCTGCCTAGACTCGGCAACAATATTATCGGGGTAAGAGACCTGGTACAGCAGCGCGAGGTATTGCGCCGGCCGGAGGAAAGCGATTTGGACTTTTACCTGCAGAAGCCTTACCATTTCGGTATCCCTTTGCTCATTCCGCCAGGCAGAATTCGCAGAGGCCGATTCTCCTATGCGGGACAAACGTATCAGTTTGATCAAAATACCGCTAACGACAATCATATTCACGGCCTTCATCGTACGCAAAGCTGGTGTGTCAGCGATATTGAAGAAGATGAAGACGGCTGCTCCGTCACCACGGAATTTATAACGACCGACGATCCGAACTGGATGCGCCAGTATCCGGTTCCGCTTAAACTGGAAATGACCTTGCGTCTTCAAGGCGCATCGCTCACGCAAACATTCCGCATCACCAATTTGGGTGAGCATGCAGCCCCGTTTGGCCTTGGCCTTCACACCTGGTTCCTGATCGACGGGGAACCTGACCATTGGGATTTGAAGCTGCCGGTCAGCAAACTTTACGTGACGGATGAGGAAATTATCACAACGGGCGAAACCGCTCCTCTGGGAGAATTGGAAGCTCTGAATGACAAGTTGAACCTGAAAGGGACTAACTTTGATACCCCGCTGCAAATCGGCGGCAAACCTGCTGAAGCTCTGCTGATGCGCAAAGACGGATATGGCTTGAAATATTCCGCTGATCCGGCCTATTTCAAACATTGGGTTCTCTATACGAAAGGCGAAGCCGACCAGTTTCTGTGCATTGAGCCTTATACCTGGCTGCCGGATGCGCCTAATCTGGACATCCCTCATGAGGAAAGCGGCCTGATCGAAATCAAACCGGAGCAAAAGCTCGAGCTCCAATTGAATCTGCAAATGATCTACCCAAGTTAA
- a CDS encoding alpha/beta-type small acid-soluble spore protein, with the protein MAQGRSSNNLVVPQATAALQQLKMEAAQELGVQIPADGYYGNYTSRETGSLGGYITKRLVQLAEQSLSGKSSL; encoded by the coding sequence ATGGCACAAGGACGCAGCAGCAACAACTTGGTTGTTCCTCAAGCAACTGCAGCTCTTCAACAATTGAAAATGGAAGCTGCACAAGAACTGGGCGTACAAATTCCAGCAGACGGTTACTACGGTAACTACACTTCCCGTGAAACTGGTTCCCTCGGGGGCTATATCACAAAGCGTTTGGTACAATTGGCGGAACAATCTTTGTCGGGTAAATCTTCCCTGTAA
- a CDS encoding O-methyltransferase, whose amino-acid sequence MKTEQLSLARQLDLVFKELESELGGLTSGTVFIQIRNNVVGKFGIRHNPIAGRNGQLAGEGGGLNAVQLSSFRNMAIEALKFKKSWTHGEISYEFALRQGTIVVDAVLESNYNMANLMIRYPRTNSHTYGPYGEMKDLS is encoded by the coding sequence CTGAAGACAGAGCAGCTTTCATTAGCCAGACAGCTTGATCTAGTATTCAAGGAATTGGAGTCCGAGCTTGGTGGATTGACCTCGGGAACGGTATTTATTCAGATCCGCAACAACGTGGTCGGCAAATTCGGTATCAGGCATAACCCAATAGCCGGAAGGAATGGTCAGCTGGCGGGAGAAGGCGGAGGATTAAATGCCGTACAGCTCAGTTCTTTCAGAAACATGGCCATTGAAGCCCTTAAATTCAAGAAATCGTGGACGCATGGAGAAATCAGCTATGAATTTGCGCTCAGACAAGGAACCATTGTTGTGGATGCCGTATTAGAGTCAAACTATAACATGGCGAATCTGATGATTCGTTATCCGAGAACGAACAGTCATACATACGGACCATACGGAGAAATGAAGGATTTATCTTAA